The Caballeronia sp. Lep1P3 genome segment TGAGAGCCACATGAGATCGAGCGATGTTCAAACGTAAGCGCGTGTCCTTCGCGATGCGTCGCGCGATGTTGACGGGCGCATGCGCTTCGGCGGCAGTTTCGGCTGCTTCCGTGTCTTCGACGCCAGCGGCGCCTGCCGCGCTGGACAGGTTCATCGCCGTATCGATGAAGCTCACCGGACGCAGCGGCTTCGATTCGCTTCTCGCGCAACGCGTGCATGCGGCGCTCGCGCACGCCGACGCGCAGTTCGACGCGAAGATCGCGCGGCTCGACCGGTGGCTGTCCACGCACGGCGGCACGCCGAGCGATGTCGTCACCGCCGCGCTGCACGCGACGCAGCCGGACCTGGCAAAAACCGTCGGCGACACGATGCGCGCGTGGTATCTCGGCGTGGCGGGCGTTGGCGCGCAAGCCGAAGTCGTCGCGTTCGAGCGCGCACTGATGTTCGATCCCGTGCGCGACATGCTCACGGTTCCTTCCTACTGCCGCGGCCAGCCAGCCGACTGGGCGAGCAAGCCGTAAAACGCAAACGACAAAGGCATAGCGCATGGCGGTTTCGACAGCGGGGGACGTGGTCATCGTCGGGTCGGGCGTGGCGGGCAGTCTCGTCGCGCATCGGCTGGCTAAGGCGGGCGCGTCGGTCATCGTGCTGGAGGCGGGGCCGCGTCTCGCGCGCTGGCAGATCGTCGAGAACTTTCGGCGCGCGCCCGAAAAGCGCGACCCGTGCGCGCCTTATCCGCTCGAGCGCCACGCGCCGCGTCCCGAGCCGACGAATCCGGGCAGCTATCTCGTCAATCGGGGCGCGCAGGTGTATGAGCCGCAGTTTCTGCGGCTCGTCGGCGGGACGACGTGGCATTGGGCGGGCGCCGCGTGGCGGCTCCTGCCGGCCGATTTCGCGCTGCGCACGCGATACGGCGTCGGGCGCGACTGGCCGTTTCCGTACGAAACGCTCGAGCCGTGGTACGCGCAAGCCGAACGCGAACTGGGCGTCGCGGGACCGGACATCGATCTCGGCTCGCCGCGCTCCAGTCCGTATCCGATGCCTCCGTTGCCGCTCTCCTACATGGACCGGCGTTTCGGCGAAGTGCTCGCCGCGCAGTCGCTGCACGCGGTTCCCGAGCCGATGGCGCGCAACAGCCGCGTCTACGACGGCCGCCCGCCGTGCTGCGGCGCGAACAACTGCATGCCGGT includes the following:
- a CDS encoding sorbitol dehydrogenase family protein, with amino-acid sequence MSSTPAAPAALDRFIAVSMKLTGRSGFDSLLAQRVHAALAHADAQFDAKIARLDRWLSTHGGTPSDVVTAALHATQPDLAKTVGDTMRAWYLGVAGVGAQAEVVAFERALMFDPVRDMLTVPSYCRGQPADWASKP